From one Anopheles bellator chromosome 1, idAnoBellAS_SP24_06.2, whole genome shotgun sequence genomic stretch:
- the LOC131216063 gene encoding leucine-rich repeat-containing protein 47-like, translating into MWPEVEATKSENRRELKLTGPSVSKRITENKGCLDEALYGLTALNLLDVNDTPLQVISPHVANLTHMQSLLLYRNRIAQLPAGIGTLGELKVLDLSGNKLSTLPDEFGRLRTLTTLNLSFNQLKVVDCSNLEHLSVCNLSGNQLEEVPQFYVGEVHHLTDVNLEKNRITALPEALTRQQILRALNVAENKIEQVPKFITKCVKLKEINLKGNPLKDKRLLKLVDQCRSKQVLDYVEKNGYQAPKAVIPKPTIETAAEAEVDPEPDVVEEAQLKIIVRKVTENTPKVSFTAEARARRPYLAFCIVRDFVVSDLKKFLQLQNALHDVECERREVATIATHDLAKIRGNLRYDAASPEDIHITPLGSTVQTKVTAAKYFADLCQHAEQVRKDKKRNTYSGVHKYISLLRCQEQFAYLSDEEKVISLPPLTNCDETKISATTRDMLLEVTSNASHGHCVRVMKALLERMLLMDVEVVPSGVTMTATESGGEKKKKSKASKATDKEQTAKVRYNRSASLTVEQVQVCDNDGKLHSVFPGKGDITDNETKNIVVSMMQRISIDEISSA; encoded by the exons ATGTGGCCCGAAGTGGAAGCCACCAAAAGTGAAAATCGTCGCGAACTGAAGCTGACCGGTCCGAGCGTCAGCAAGCGCATCACCGAAAATAAGGGCTGCTTGGATGAGGCGCTTTACGGTCTCACGGCCCTTAATTTGCTCGACGTAAACGATACGCCATTGCAAGTGATTTCACCACATGTTGCGAATCTGACTCATATGCAATCGCTGCTTTTGTACCGCAACCGAATCGCTCAGCTTCCGGCGGGGATCGGAACCTTGGGCGAGCTGAAAGTTCTGGACCTCTCCGGCAACAAGCTGTCCACGTTGCCGGATGAGTTTGGACGGTTGCGGACGCTGactactctgaatctttcgtTTAATCAGCTGAAAGTGGTCGATTGCAGCAACCTGGAACATCTGAGTGTTTGCAATCTGTCTGGAAACCAGCTGGAAGAGGTTCCGCAGTTTTACGTTGGTGAAGTACATCATCTAACCGAT GTTAATTTGGAGAAAAATAGGATCACAGCACTGCCGGAAGCTCTCACACGGCAGCAGATTTTGAGGGCTCTGAATGTGGCCGAGAACAAGATTGAACAGGTACCAAAGTTCATTACAAAGTGCGTCAAGTTGAAAG AAATCAACCTAAAGGGGAACCCATTGAAGGACAAACGTTTGCTGAAACTGGTCGACCAGTGCCGCAGCAAGCAGGTACTGGATTACGTGGAGAAAAATGGATACCAAGCGCCGAAAGCGGTCATTCCAAAACCTACAATTGAAACcgcggccgaggccgaggtggacccggaaccggacgtAGTAGAAGAAGCTCAACTCAAAATAATTGTTCGCAAAGTAACTGAAAACACTCCGAAAGTATCGTTCACTGCCGAAGCGCGGGCCAGGCGTCCGTATCTTGCGTTCTGTATCGTACGTGACTTTGTCGTGAGCGATCTGAAAAAGTTTCTGCAGCTACAGAACGCGCTGCACGACGTCGAATGCGAACGGCGTGAAGTGGCGACGATCGCAACACACGATTTGGCCAAAATAAGGGGTAACCTGCGGTACGATGCGGCATCTCCGGAGGATATCCACATTACGCCACTCGGCAGTACCGTCCAGACAAAGGTAACGGCCGCAAAGTATTTCGCCGATCTGTGCCAGCATGCCGAGCAGGTGCGGAAGGACAAGAAGCGGAACACGTACTCGGGCGTGCACAAGTACATCTCGTTGCTCCGATGCCAGGAACAGTTTGCGTACTTGAGCGATGAGGAAAAGGTTATCAGCCTGCCTCCGTTGACCAATtgtgacgaaacgaaaatttcGGCCACCACACGAGACATGCTGCTCGAAGTAACGAGCAACGCAAGCCACGGACACTGTGTTCGGGTGATGAAAGCCCTGCTTGAACGGATGCTTTTGATGGACGTCGAAGTTGTACCTTCCGGGGTGACGATGACCGCCACCGAGTCTGgtggtgaaaagaaaaagaaatcgaaagctTCAAAAGCCACCGATAAGGAGCAGACGGCAAAGGTTCGTTACAATCGGTCGGCATCGCTAACGGTGGAACAGGTTCAGGTCTGCGATAACGATGGAAAACTGCACTCGGTGTTCCCTGGCAAGGGTGACATCACCGACAACGAAACAAAGAATATTGTCGTGTCCATGATGCAGAGAATATCGATTGACGAAATAAGCTCAGCTTAA
- the LOC131214041 gene encoding protein unc-119 homolog yields the protein MSVVGKKLSSMASGGGAEEAAKSSPTTPTITGTAKSIITPEYVLQLNKIADDYLCTPDANIYEIDFTRFKIRDLESGAVLFEIAKPSVSDITQSGNSAAGVGGESTPGDATGTPSGENPAPTEDVEETFEPNAGRYVRYQFTPQFLKLKTVGATVEFTVGSKSVKNFRMIERHFFKDRLLKTFDFEFGYCIPFSKNTCEHIYEFPAIPPDLVNEMIQHPFETRSDSFYFVDGCLVMHNKADYAYNGGGL from the exons ATGAGTGTGGTGGGCAAGAAGCTCAGTTCAATGGCATCTGGAGGCGGCGCGGAGGAAGCAGCCAAGTCCTCGCCCACCACTCCGACGATCACTGGAACCGCAAAGAGCATCATCACGCCGGAATATGTGTTGCAGTTGAACAAAATCGCGGACGATTACCTCTGCACGCCCGATGCCAACATCTACGAGATCGATTTTACGCGGTTCAAGATACGCGATCTGGAATCGGGAGCTGTACTGTTCGAGATAGCGAAACCATCCGTAAGCGACATTACGCAAAGCGGCAACAGTGCCGccggggtgggtggtgaaTCAACGCCCGGGGATGCGACGGGGACACCGAGTGGTGAAAATCCGGCCCCAACCGAGGATGTAGAAGAAACGTTCGAACCGAACGCAGGACGTTACGTGCGGTACCAATTTACCCCGCAGTTCTTGAAGCTCAAGACCGTCGGTGCAAC GGTCGAGTTTACCGTTGGCAGCAAGAGTGTGAAAAACTTTCGCATGATTGAGCGGCACTTTTTCAAGGATCGGTTACTGAAAACGTTCGACTTTGAGTTTGGATACTGCATTCCCTTTTCTAAAAATACTTGCGAACACATCTACGAGTTCCCCGCCATCCCACCGGACCTAG TGAACGAAATGATTCAACATCCGTTCGAGACCCGTTCCGATAGCTTCTACTTCGTCGATGGTTGCCTGGTGATGCACAACAAGGCCGACTACGCGTACAACGGTGGCGGTCTGTGA
- the LOC131208352 gene encoding ubiquitin-protein ligase E3C isoform X2, producing MFNFDGEFRRRPQQNLGGASLKTDRLTIIRKAQHERQKREEARRQQNGATVIQCAVRSFIQRQQTKQRERDKVDVYRRNIGNIRGAHDLEYLTKRVIFFYSPRITSDGDRLIFLCQYMIKNPTEVFKLVARDAPVWTFHIKRLLGLCLGQILLPDHSPTVPMRMLEIYSSDVHVTKHIRIASQEVARPFVRNYLMAVYGYLIERRYFHVVRRLLEEKLPPIDDEDTAAINRSPIAAALFEMLLRPLELVTRTDKPDNLSRQILQSFTFNVLSQELSGAVKYYLLVALSERDDFPYRTLIQCIADEYQARLDYRSTILIDLTGSDDQPPMGGKSGTAKKPRTDQLTDECLLLSSSLLYSLLKLDERHIGRWTTSWRELFSAYLKVIASMVDNITKLPRDTISSLSRPLDDSSDSESESDVDGPTLGSIEAAILQEIICMLNENRRVAYLVGTIDTVLDDAQAMQNLCQVCHSLMTFNRMAVYEYKLLYMLASKPAIIRNLWYTLTAHSMSQRFSSPIVLLSKGLNISKEDSDRTIPILASFCALFGRLIASLHDGEFVQENVLPGSVSSIMPFSIAELIPLSTTLKEISLGLVELAFPETRSFLDENYRTMISSLSSTPGPSSADSPARRRVATTRDQSKQIWPHLLKVCVSLLRQIHTRDLRRCFCPEGHWTAQNLNLPLDKPTDLHLSRAGRRGPRPFQPIRDFTREDIEDGPPLSTKQIRSITILREIPFVVPFNTRVGVFQGLVAADKLRTQGDLQGFLQGPSIQLTVRRSHLYEDAFDKLSPTNEPDLRPKFRIEMVNSAGLREAGVDGGGVFREFLSELIKVAFDPHRGFFMITKDNMLYPNPSVGTIVEDFQRHYYFIGRILGKALYENLLVELPLAEFFLSKLAGKHSDVDVHQLASLDPVLYRNLMSLKAYDGDVADLGLDFTVVCDALGVTKVEELKPNGTNIIVNSSNRIEYIQLMADFKLNQQIRAQCVAFRQGLANVLPIEWLYMFSNKELQVLISGAEIPVDVHDLRQHTRYGGDFSLEHPAIQLFWKVVEQFDDIQRRLLLKFVTSCSRPPLLGFKDLDPPFCIQNAGDTDRLPSASTCMNLLKLPAFEQEDVLREKLLYAIQSGAGFELS from the exons ATGTTTAACTTTGACGGGGAattccggcggcggccacagcaAAACCTTGGCGGTGCGTCACTTAAAACCGACCGTCTCACAATCATCCGGAAAGCACAGCACGAGCGCCAGAAGCGCGAAGAGGCGCGCCGCCAGCAGAATGGGGCCACCGTCATACAGTGTGCGGTTCGGAGCTTTATCCAGCGACAGCAAACGAAGCAACGCGAACGGGACAAGGTGGACGTGTACCGGCGCAACATCGGCAACATCCGCGGTGCTCACGACCTGGAGTACCTCACGAAACGTGTCATATTTTTCTACTCACCACGCATCACATCCGATGGCGATCGCTTG ATATTCCTCTGCCAGTATATGATCAAAAACCCGACGGAAGTGTTTAAACTCGTGGCACGCGATGCACCCGTGTGGACGTTTCACATCAAGCGCCTACTTGGACTCTGCTTGGGGCAAATTTTACTACCGGATCACTCACCC ACCGTACCGATGCGTATGCTGGAGATCTACTCTTCCGACGTGCACGTGACGAAGCACATTCGCATTGCGTCCCAGGAAGTAGCCCGACCATTCGTCCGAAACTACCTGATGGCCGTATACGGTTATCTCATAGAGCGCCGTTACTTTCATGTCGTGCGCCGTCTCCTCGAAGAGAAGCTCCCACCAATCGACGATGAGGACACGGCGGCGAtcaaccgatcgccgatcgctgCCGCCCTCTTTGAAATGTTGCTCCGTCCGCTGGAGCTTGTCACGCGCACCGATAAACCTGACAATCTCAGCCGGCAGATCCTGCAATCGTTCACGTTCAACGTCCTGTCGCAGGAACTGTCCGGCGCGGTGAAGTATTACCTACTGGTGGCACTCAGCGAACGCGACGACTTTCCGTACCGCACGCTGATTCAGTGCATCGCAGATGAGTATCAGGCACGGCTCGATTACCGTAGCACGATACTGATCGATTTGACTGGCAGTGACGATCAGCCCCCGATGGGGGGGAAAAGTGGAACAGCCAAAAAACCCCGAACCGATCAATTGACGGATGAGTGCTTGCTGCTGAGCAGTTCGTTGCTGTATTCGTTGCTTAAACTGGATGAAAGGCACATCGGTAGGTGGACCACTTCGTGGCG AGAGTTGTTCAGTGCGTACCTCAAGGTGATCGCTTCGATGGTGGACAATATCACTAAACTACCTCGGGACACGATCAGTTCACTGTCGCGTCCACTGGACGATTCGAGTGACTCGGAGTCGGAATCTGACGTAGATGGACCGACGCTCGGATCTATAGAAGCAGCGATACTGCAGGAGATTATCTGTATGCTGAACGAGAACCGCCGGGTGGCGTACCTGGTCGGAACCATTGACACGGTGCTAGATGATGCGCAGGCCATGCAAAACCTCTGCCAAGTTTGCCACAGTCTCATGACGTTCAACCGAATGGCTGTGTATGAGTACAAGCTGCTCTACATGCTCGCCTCCAAGCCGGCCATCATTCGCAATCTCTGGTACACGCTGACGGCCCATTCTATGAGCCAACGCTTCTCCTCCCCAATCGTGCTCCTTTCCAAGGGTCTCAATATCT CAAAAGAAGATTCCGATCGTACCATTCCGATACTGGCCTCGTTCTGTGCGCTGTTTGGTCGACTGATTGCCTCGCTTCACGACGGTGAGTTCGTGCAGGAGAACGTGCTGCCCGGTTCGGTCAGTAGCATCATGCCGTTTAGTATAGCGGAGCTGATCCCACTCAGCACCACACTAAAGGAGATTTCGCTCGGTCTCGTTGAGCTGGCGTTCCCAGAGACGCGTTCGTTTTTGGATGAAAACTATCGCACGATGATCTCGTCACTCAGCTCCACTCCCGGCCCTTCGTCGGCTGATTCGCCAGCCCGACGAAGAGTTGCGACAACCCGCGACCAGAGCAAACAAATCTGGCCCCACCTGCTGAAGGTGTGCGTATCGTTGCTGCGACAAATCCACACGCGCGATCTACGGCGCTGCTTTTGCCCCGAAGGACACTGGACGGCCCAAAACCTTAATCTGCCGCTCGATAAACCCACCGATTTGCACCTTTCGCGAGCGGGTCGCCGTGGTCCACGGCCGTTCCAACCGATTCGGGACTTTACGCGCGAAGACATCGAAGATGGGCCACCCCTGTCGACGAAACAGATCCGTTCGATCACTATCTTACGTGAGATACCGTTCGTTGTGCCGTTCAACACACGAGTCGGCGTGTTTCAAGGGCTAGTGGCGGCTGACAAACTGCGGACGCAGGGTGATTTACAAGGCTTTCTACAGGGGCCTTCGATACAGCTCACCGTTCGGCGATCGCACCTGTATGAGGATGCGTTCGACAAGCTTAGTCCCACAAATG AGCCCGATCTGCGACCAAAGTTTCGCATCGAAATGGTCAACTCGGCCGGTTTGCGGGAAGCCGGCGTTGATGGTGGCGGTGTCTTCCGGGAGTTTCTGTCCGAACTGATCAAGGTGGCGTTCGATCCGCATCGAGGATTTTTTAT GATTACGAAGGATAACATGCTTTACCCGAACCCGAGCGTCGGCACGATCGTGGAAGACTTCCAGCGCCACTACTACTTTATCGGACGCATACTGGGGAAGGCGCTGTACGAGAACCTTCTAGTAGAGCTACCGTTGGCCGAGTTTTTCCTCTCGAAGCTTGCCGGCAAACACTCGGATGTGGACGTTCACCAACTGGCCTCACTAGATCCCGTGTTGTATAG AAATTTGATGTCACTGAAAGCGTACGACGGCGATGTGGCGGATTTAGGTTTAGATTTCACTGTCGTCTGTGATGCGTTAGGAGTAACTAAG GTTGAAGAACTGAAACCTAACGGTACTAATATCATCGTTAATTCGTCGAACCGCATCGAGTACATTCAGCTGATGGCGGACTTCAAGTTAAACCAGCAGATACGGGCACAGTGTGTCGCGTTCCGGCAGGGATTGGCAAATGTGCTGCCTATCGAGTGGCTGTACATGTTCAGCAACAAGGAATTGCAGGTGCTCATCTCGGGCGCCGAAATTCCAGTAGACGTACACGATCTGCGGCAGCACACACGTTACGGTGGTGACTTTTCACTTGAACATCCAGCCATCCAACTGTTCTGGAAGGTGGTCGAACAGTTCGACGATATCCAGCGTCGATTGCTCTTAAAGTTTGTGACGAGCTGTTCGAGACCGCCGTTGCTCGGCTTCAAAGATCTCGATCCACCGTTCTGCATACAGAATGCAGGCGACACAGACCGGCTACCTTCCGCAAGCACGTGCATGAACTTGCTGAAACTGCCGGCCTTCGAGCAGGAAGACGTACTCCGTGAGAAACTGCTGTACGCAATCCAAAGTGGTGCCGGGTTCGAGCTGAGctaa
- the LOC131208364 gene encoding DNA-directed RNA polymerases I, II, and III subunit RPABC4 produces the protein MSEPSSKDTVLKTAMIYVCGECHHENEMRPKDPIRCRECGYRIMYKKRTKRLIVFDAR, from the exons ATGTCTGAGCCAAGTTCGAAAGACACCGTCCTTAAGACGGCAATGATTTACGTGTGCGGAG AATGCCACCACGAGAATGAAATGCGTCCGAAGGATCCGATCCGTTGTCGGGAGTGCGGGTACCGCATAATGTACAAGAAGCGCACGAAACGAC TTATCGTGTTTGACGCCCGATAA
- the LOC131208352 gene encoding ubiquitin-protein ligase E3C isoform X1, producing MFNFDGEFRRRPQQNLGGASLKTDRLTIIRKAQHERQKREEARRQQNGATVIQCAVRSFIQRQQTKQRERDKVDVYRRNIGNIRGAHDLEYLTKRVIFFYSPRITSDGDRLIFLCQYMIKNPTEVFKLVARDAPVWTFHIKRLLGLCLGQILLPDHSPTVPMRMLEIYSSDVHVTKHIRIASQEVARPFVRNYLMAVYGYLIERRYFHVVRRLLEEKLPPIDDEDTAAINRSPIAAALFEMLLRPLELVTRTDKPDNLSRQILQSFTFNVLSQELSGAVKYYLLVALSERDDFPYRTLIQCIADEYQARLDYRSTILIDLTGSDDQPPMGGKSGTAKKPRTDQLTDECLLLSSSLLYSLLKLDERHIASMATRELFSAYLKVIASMVDNITKLPRDTISSLSRPLDDSSDSESESDVDGPTLGSIEAAILQEIICMLNENRRVAYLVGTIDTVLDDAQAMQNLCQVCHSLMTFNRMAVYEYKLLYMLASKPAIIRNLWYTLTAHSMSQRFSSPIVLLSKGLNISKEDSDRTIPILASFCALFGRLIASLHDGEFVQENVLPGSVSSIMPFSIAELIPLSTTLKEISLGLVELAFPETRSFLDENYRTMISSLSSTPGPSSADSPARRRVATTRDQSKQIWPHLLKVCVSLLRQIHTRDLRRCFCPEGHWTAQNLNLPLDKPTDLHLSRAGRRGPRPFQPIRDFTREDIEDGPPLSTKQIRSITILREIPFVVPFNTRVGVFQGLVAADKLRTQGDLQGFLQGPSIQLTVRRSHLYEDAFDKLSPTNEPDLRPKFRIEMVNSAGLREAGVDGGGVFREFLSELIKVAFDPHRGFFMITKDNMLYPNPSVGTIVEDFQRHYYFIGRILGKALYENLLVELPLAEFFLSKLAGKHSDVDVHQLASLDPVLYRNLMSLKAYDGDVADLGLDFTVVCDALGVTKVEELKPNGTNIIVNSSNRIEYIQLMADFKLNQQIRAQCVAFRQGLANVLPIEWLYMFSNKELQVLISGAEIPVDVHDLRQHTRYGGDFSLEHPAIQLFWKVVEQFDDIQRRLLLKFVTSCSRPPLLGFKDLDPPFCIQNAGDTDRLPSASTCMNLLKLPAFEQEDVLREKLLYAIQSGAGFELS from the exons ATGTTTAACTTTGACGGGGAattccggcggcggccacagcaAAACCTTGGCGGTGCGTCACTTAAAACCGACCGTCTCACAATCATCCGGAAAGCACAGCACGAGCGCCAGAAGCGCGAAGAGGCGCGCCGCCAGCAGAATGGGGCCACCGTCATACAGTGTGCGGTTCGGAGCTTTATCCAGCGACAGCAAACGAAGCAACGCGAACGGGACAAGGTGGACGTGTACCGGCGCAACATCGGCAACATCCGCGGTGCTCACGACCTGGAGTACCTCACGAAACGTGTCATATTTTTCTACTCACCACGCATCACATCCGATGGCGATCGCTTG ATATTCCTCTGCCAGTATATGATCAAAAACCCGACGGAAGTGTTTAAACTCGTGGCACGCGATGCACCCGTGTGGACGTTTCACATCAAGCGCCTACTTGGACTCTGCTTGGGGCAAATTTTACTACCGGATCACTCACCC ACCGTACCGATGCGTATGCTGGAGATCTACTCTTCCGACGTGCACGTGACGAAGCACATTCGCATTGCGTCCCAGGAAGTAGCCCGACCATTCGTCCGAAACTACCTGATGGCCGTATACGGTTATCTCATAGAGCGCCGTTACTTTCATGTCGTGCGCCGTCTCCTCGAAGAGAAGCTCCCACCAATCGACGATGAGGACACGGCGGCGAtcaaccgatcgccgatcgctgCCGCCCTCTTTGAAATGTTGCTCCGTCCGCTGGAGCTTGTCACGCGCACCGATAAACCTGACAATCTCAGCCGGCAGATCCTGCAATCGTTCACGTTCAACGTCCTGTCGCAGGAACTGTCCGGCGCGGTGAAGTATTACCTACTGGTGGCACTCAGCGAACGCGACGACTTTCCGTACCGCACGCTGATTCAGTGCATCGCAGATGAGTATCAGGCACGGCTCGATTACCGTAGCACGATACTGATCGATTTGACTGGCAGTGACGATCAGCCCCCGATGGGGGGGAAAAGTGGAACAGCCAAAAAACCCCGAACCGATCAATTGACGGATGAGTGCTTGCTGCTGAGCAGTTCGTTGCTGTATTCGTTGCTTAAACTGGATGAAAGGCACATCG CATCAATGGCCACCAGAGAGTTGTTCAGTGCGTACCTCAAGGTGATCGCTTCGATGGTGGACAATATCACTAAACTACCTCGGGACACGATCAGTTCACTGTCGCGTCCACTGGACGATTCGAGTGACTCGGAGTCGGAATCTGACGTAGATGGACCGACGCTCGGATCTATAGAAGCAGCGATACTGCAGGAGATTATCTGTATGCTGAACGAGAACCGCCGGGTGGCGTACCTGGTCGGAACCATTGACACGGTGCTAGATGATGCGCAGGCCATGCAAAACCTCTGCCAAGTTTGCCACAGTCTCATGACGTTCAACCGAATGGCTGTGTATGAGTACAAGCTGCTCTACATGCTCGCCTCCAAGCCGGCCATCATTCGCAATCTCTGGTACACGCTGACGGCCCATTCTATGAGCCAACGCTTCTCCTCCCCAATCGTGCTCCTTTCCAAGGGTCTCAATATCT CAAAAGAAGATTCCGATCGTACCATTCCGATACTGGCCTCGTTCTGTGCGCTGTTTGGTCGACTGATTGCCTCGCTTCACGACGGTGAGTTCGTGCAGGAGAACGTGCTGCCCGGTTCGGTCAGTAGCATCATGCCGTTTAGTATAGCGGAGCTGATCCCACTCAGCACCACACTAAAGGAGATTTCGCTCGGTCTCGTTGAGCTGGCGTTCCCAGAGACGCGTTCGTTTTTGGATGAAAACTATCGCACGATGATCTCGTCACTCAGCTCCACTCCCGGCCCTTCGTCGGCTGATTCGCCAGCCCGACGAAGAGTTGCGACAACCCGCGACCAGAGCAAACAAATCTGGCCCCACCTGCTGAAGGTGTGCGTATCGTTGCTGCGACAAATCCACACGCGCGATCTACGGCGCTGCTTTTGCCCCGAAGGACACTGGACGGCCCAAAACCTTAATCTGCCGCTCGATAAACCCACCGATTTGCACCTTTCGCGAGCGGGTCGCCGTGGTCCACGGCCGTTCCAACCGATTCGGGACTTTACGCGCGAAGACATCGAAGATGGGCCACCCCTGTCGACGAAACAGATCCGTTCGATCACTATCTTACGTGAGATACCGTTCGTTGTGCCGTTCAACACACGAGTCGGCGTGTTTCAAGGGCTAGTGGCGGCTGACAAACTGCGGACGCAGGGTGATTTACAAGGCTTTCTACAGGGGCCTTCGATACAGCTCACCGTTCGGCGATCGCACCTGTATGAGGATGCGTTCGACAAGCTTAGTCCCACAAATG AGCCCGATCTGCGACCAAAGTTTCGCATCGAAATGGTCAACTCGGCCGGTTTGCGGGAAGCCGGCGTTGATGGTGGCGGTGTCTTCCGGGAGTTTCTGTCCGAACTGATCAAGGTGGCGTTCGATCCGCATCGAGGATTTTTTAT GATTACGAAGGATAACATGCTTTACCCGAACCCGAGCGTCGGCACGATCGTGGAAGACTTCCAGCGCCACTACTACTTTATCGGACGCATACTGGGGAAGGCGCTGTACGAGAACCTTCTAGTAGAGCTACCGTTGGCCGAGTTTTTCCTCTCGAAGCTTGCCGGCAAACACTCGGATGTGGACGTTCACCAACTGGCCTCACTAGATCCCGTGTTGTATAG AAATTTGATGTCACTGAAAGCGTACGACGGCGATGTGGCGGATTTAGGTTTAGATTTCACTGTCGTCTGTGATGCGTTAGGAGTAACTAAG GTTGAAGAACTGAAACCTAACGGTACTAATATCATCGTTAATTCGTCGAACCGCATCGAGTACATTCAGCTGATGGCGGACTTCAAGTTAAACCAGCAGATACGGGCACAGTGTGTCGCGTTCCGGCAGGGATTGGCAAATGTGCTGCCTATCGAGTGGCTGTACATGTTCAGCAACAAGGAATTGCAGGTGCTCATCTCGGGCGCCGAAATTCCAGTAGACGTACACGATCTGCGGCAGCACACACGTTACGGTGGTGACTTTTCACTTGAACATCCAGCCATCCAACTGTTCTGGAAGGTGGTCGAACAGTTCGACGATATCCAGCGTCGATTGCTCTTAAAGTTTGTGACGAGCTGTTCGAGACCGCCGTTGCTCGGCTTCAAAGATCTCGATCCACCGTTCTGCATACAGAATGCAGGCGACACAGACCGGCTACCTTCCGCAAGCACGTGCATGAACTTGCTGAAACTGCCGGCCTTCGAGCAGGAAGACGTACTCCGTGAGAAACTGCTGTACGCAATCCAAAGTGGTGCCGGGTTCGAGCTGAGctaa